Proteins encoded in a region of the Shewanella polaris genome:
- a CDS encoding PilZ domain-containing protein, with protein sequence MVDLVANYDTLHKLYRAYMPFIKPAGLFIATTESHFLGQELTIAYRLPDATQTNEFKGAVVWINPLGASGGRPAGIGVKIKTDVESHKHHIEKLLSSELASSDLTCTM encoded by the coding sequence ATGGTCGATCTTGTTGCCAACTACGATACATTACATAAGCTTTATCGTGCTTACATGCCGTTTATTAAGCCAGCAGGCTTATTTATTGCGACTACCGAAAGTCATTTCTTAGGCCAAGAGCTTACTATTGCTTATCGATTACCCGATGCCACCCAAACCAACGAATTTAAAGGTGCTGTTGTTTGGATTAATCCATTAGGTGCATCCGGCGGGCGACCTGCGGGTATTGGGGTTAAAATCAAAACCGATGTTGAAAGTCATAAACATCATATTGAAAAGTTATTATCAAGTGAACTCGCCTCTAGTGATTTGACCTGTACCATGTAG
- a CDS encoding TatD family hydrolase, with the protein MLIDSHCHLDRLKAAPDSASLQTIMNNAKAQGVDYLLCVNVRQQGFEAMRDKVAAFNNVFLSSGVHPLDVQEGLNIEDIKRFAEDPRVVAIGETGLDYFYSNDTKILQQQCFEQQIALAVEVNKPLIVHTRDAREDTINMLKAGNADKVGGVLHCFTENWEMAKAAIDLGFYISVSGIVTFKNAGELRSVIRQVPKDRLLVETDSPYLAPVPHRGQENQPAYVRDVAEFVAELRGEKFEELAQYTTDNFFNLFNDAAKLVGR; encoded by the coding sequence ATGCTAATTGATTCACATTGCCACCTTGATCGCTTAAAAGCGGCCCCAGACTCTGCCAGTTTACAGACTATTATGAACAATGCTAAAGCCCAAGGCGTTGATTACTTATTATGCGTCAATGTCCGTCAGCAGGGCTTTGAAGCTATGCGCGATAAAGTGGCAGCATTTAATAATGTATTTTTGTCTTCTGGTGTGCATCCTCTTGATGTACAAGAAGGTTTAAACATCGAAGACATTAAACGTTTTGCTGAAGATCCGCGTGTGGTTGCTATCGGCGAGACAGGCTTAGATTACTTTTATTCAAATGACACTAAAATATTACAACAGCAGTGTTTTGAACAACAAATTGCGTTAGCTGTAGAGGTGAACAAGCCATTAATTGTTCACACTCGTGATGCCCGTGAAGACACCATTAATATGCTTAAAGCCGGTAATGCTGACAAAGTGGGCGGTGTATTACATTGTTTTACTGAAAACTGGGAAATGGCTAAAGCGGCTATCGACTTAGGTTTTTATATATCGGTTTCTGGTATCGTTACTTTCAAGAATGCTGGTGAGCTGCGTAGTGTGATCCGGCAAGTGCCTAAAGATAGGTTATTAGTAGAAACAGATTCTCCTTATTTAGCGCCAGTACCGCATAGAGGTCAAGAAAATCAACCTGCATATGTGCGTGATGTAGCTGAGTTTGTCGCTGAATTACGCGGTGAAAAATTTGAAGAGTTAGCTCAGTACACCACAGATAATTTCTTTAACTTATTTAACGATGCAGCTAAATTAGTTGGGCGTTAG